A window from Primulina eburnea isolate SZY01 chromosome 2, ASM2296580v1, whole genome shotgun sequence encodes these proteins:
- the LOC140822778 gene encoding formiminotransferase cyclodeaminase-like protein, with protein sequence MLKQMLGCCKVYISESRNKAALEVIEKAAKLYPNSPVVNKFEDEIYNRVGYTLVSEMGQNPISCSLKSCVFEMVKVAFEEIDLETHSGTHPRLGVVDHICFHSLGGISLDHVAETAKSLAADVGSKLQVATFLYGAAHHEGRSLDSIRREFGYFKPNSTGNQWTSGPRSEYLRLTPDEGPPQALQRKGVLVIGAIRWVDNYNIPIFSNDMTTVRKISRRVSGRGGGLAAVQSMALAHGNKVIEVACNLLEPSRIGGDEVQLHVERLAKEERVEVGKGYYTDLSQDILVEKYFELIRTAKDALAKVD encoded by the exons ATGTTAAAACAAATGCTAGGCTGCTGCAAGGTTTACATATCTGAAAGCAGAAACAAGGCTGCATTGGAGGTAATTGAGAAGGCAGCAAAATTGTATCCAAATTCCCCGGTTGTGAACAAATTTGAGGATGAAATTTACAATCGAGTTGGGTACACCCTTGTCTCAGAAATGGGTCAGAATCCAATTTCATGTTCGTTGAAAAGCTGTGTTTTTGAAATGGTGAAAGTAGCTTTTGAAGAAATTGATCTTGAAACCCACAGTGGGACTCACCCTAGGCTTGGTGTCGTGGACCACATTTGTTTTCACTCGTTGGGTGGCATTTCACTGGACCATGTTGCAGAAACTGCTAAATCTTTGGCTGCTGATGTTGGCTCAAAGCTACAAG TTGCTACCTTCCTATACGGAGCCGCACATCATGAGGGAAGATCCCTCGATTCCATCAGAAGAGAGTTTGGTTACTTCAAGCCGAACTCCACAGGGAATCAGTGGACCAGTGGGCCGAGATCAGAATATTTGCGACTGACTCCAGACGAGGGCCCTCCTCAAGCTCTTCAGAGAAAAGGTGTTCTTGTGATTGGAGCAATCCGATGGGTTGATAACTATAATATCCCAATTTTCTCTAATGACATGACCACGGTTCGCAAAATTTCAAGAAGGGTGAGTGGTAGGGGAGGCGGGCTCGCGGCTGTGCAATCCATGGCACTTGCTCATGGCAACAAGGTGATTGAGGTGGCTTGCAACTTACTCGAACCTAGTAGAATTGGTGGCGACGAAGTCCAGCTTCATGTTGAGCGGCTCGCGAAGGAGGAACGAGTGGAAGTGGGGAAGGGATACTATACTGATCTTTCGCAGGACATAttagttgaaaaatattttgagctgATTCGTACCGCTAAAGATGCATTGGCCAAAGTTGATTGA
- the LOC140822780 gene encoding uncharacterized protein — protein MSITLSTPLSKTPTKFKFCSHKVPSFPRIHQKRHSFPFSYSSITTNLKPLNGLHKFYAISKPNLSGFPSDIAQRSCVFVAKAQNESGISEYKEEKAGDDETEARGRSSMPERFRYLTKEAPGKSVRWPWLIVLGFMLYAWRAALWELSNWKKSVRAIFRFLGYILKLALALIFHFIGDPITSLIHGFESALYTVRAFYSSVISYAPVQELVTIIMLTSAVLAIAEATVPDSVNSQPYLLSLAGLIGFAAVRNYISELFFWTLLVFMFGFAKLVKKRDYVSSALAPAAVLAAVGEPWVRVITMVSYLTLAVFHYSNYRVDVEEEEDSGAINRVPVPLLCAALAIGVRLAAKWAGYRHLTWMIV, from the exons ATGTCGATAACCCTCTCAACCCCGCTCTCCAAAACCCCAACAAAATTCAAATTCTGCTCCCATAAAGTTCCATCTTTTCCCAGAATTCATCAAAAAAGACATTCTTTTCCTTTCAGTTATTCATCAATTACAACaaatttgaaacctttaaaTGGACTCCATAAATTTTATGCGATTTCGAAGCCGAATTTGAGTGGTTTTCCATCAGATATAGCACAGAGATCTTGTGTGTTTGTTGCAAAAGCACAAAATGAAAGTGGGATTTCTGAGTACAAAGAGGAAAAAGCTGGGGATGATGAAACGGAGGCTCGTGGACGAAGCAGTATGCCCGAAAGATTCAGATATTTGACAAAAGAGGCTCCTGGAAAGTCTGTGAGATGGCCATGGCTTATTG TACTGGGATTCATGCTATATGCCTGGAGGGCGGCGTTGTGGGAACTTTCTAATTGGAAAAAGTCCGTCAGAGCCATCTTTCGATTCTTGGGATACATCTTAAAACTTGCTTTGGCTCTTATATTCCATTTTATTGGAGATCCAATAACATCTTTAATTCATGGCTTTGAGTCGGCTCTCTACACTGTTCGAGCTTTCTATTCCAGCGTTATTTCATATGCTCCAGTTCAAGAACTTGTAACTATCATCATGTTGACATCCGCTGTACTTGCTATAGCAGAAGCCACAGTTCCAGACTCGGTAAACAGCCAGCCATATCTCCTCTCATTGGCTGGCCTAATAGGCTTTGCTGCCGTGAGAAACTACATATCCGAGCTCTTTTTCTGGACATTACTGGTCTTTATGTTTGGGTTTGCAAAGCTCGTTAAGAAAAGAGATTACGTTTCTTCAGCACTTGCTCCGGCTGCCGTTTTAGCTGCGGTTGGAGAGCCTTGGGTGAGAGTAATTACGATGGTTTCATATTTAACATTGGCTGTTTTTCACTATTCTAATTACCGTGTCGACGTTGAAGAAGAGGAGGATTCAGGGGCCATCAACAGGGTTCCGGTTCCCTTGTTGTGTGCTGCATTGGCAATTGGCGTGCGCCTTGCTGCAAAATGGGCTGGATATCGCCATTTGACATGGATGATTGTTTAA
- the LOC140822777 gene encoding protein ULTRAPETALA 1: MSEDRKRKNMENNGGAGGGAVVLFSDEEVRDISGFQRCDDYVMVTCGCTSHTYGDAVGTLRVFASGELEIRCECTPGCQEDKLTPAAFEKHSGRETARKWKNNIWIIVDGEKVPIFKTSLLKYYNEASKHANGSQRSTGKTGHRDEFIRCSQCKKLRRFRLRNKEECQIYHDAFLSLNWTCSDMPHDKITCDDDEERASRRVYRGCTRSPTCKGCTTCVCFGCQTCRFSGCCCQTCMDFTANAKS; encoded by the exons ATGAGTGAAGATAGGAAGAGGAAAAACATGGAGAATAATGGTGGAGCAGGAGGAGGCGCAGTCGTTTTGTTCAGCGATGAGGAAGTGAGAGACATTAGTGGATTCCAGCGATGTGATGATTACGTAATGGTGACGTGTGGCTGCACAAGCCACACTTATGGAGATGCTGTTGGGACTCTTAGGGTTTTCGCTTCTGGCGAACTCGAAATTCGCTGCGAATGCACCCCGGGTTGTCAAGAAG ACAAGTTAACTCCAGCTGCATTTGAGAAGCATTCTGGACGAGAAACAGCTAGGAAATGGAAGAATAAtatatggattattgttgatgGAGAGAAAGTTCCTATATTTAAGACGTCCCTGCTCAAGTATTACAACGAAGCATCGAAACATGCAAATGGATCACAGAGATCAACTGGAAAAACCGGTCATCGTGATGAGTTCATTCGATGCAGTCAGTGTAAAAAATTGCGCAGGTTCAGACTTCGCAACAAGGAAGAATGCCAGATTTACCATGATGCTTTCCTAAGTTTGAACTGGACATGCAGTGATATGCCTCATGACAA AATTACATGTGATGATGACGAGGAGCGAGCGAGCCGGAGGGTATATAGGGGTTGCACTCGCTCTCCAACTTGCAAAGGATGCACCACCTGCGTGTGTTTTGGCTGCCAGACTTGCCGTTTCTCGGGCTGTTGCTGCCAGACTTGCATGGATTTCACTGCAAATGCTAAATCTTGA
- the LOC140822779 gene encoding probable galacturonosyltransferase 10 isoform X2, with product MRRRGPDFRRPVRRRFSNVFWITLCGLVIVLFIVVLSRENRKPSPRSVYTKVHFDLYIIEWLNITDEILSPDSVTRQLNDQIALAKAFIVIAKHSNNLQFAWELSAQIRNSQNLLSNAALRRTPLTTSESKAAIRDMALLLFQAQQLHYDSSTMIMRLKAQVQGLEEDMNSAKDKSSKYGQIAAEEVPKSLYCLGVRLTSEWFKNGNSQRKLKEKKQIAMKLKDNSLYHFCVFSDNILATSVVVNSTASNSQNPDKVVFHLVTDEVNYAAMRAWFTMNSFRGVTIDVQKIEDFTWLNASYVPVLKQLQDSDTQSYYFSGTGGDNRTPIKFRNPKYLSMLNHLRFYIPEVFPELKKLVFLDDDVVVQKDLSPLFSIDLNGNVNGAVETCMETFHRYHKYLNYSHPLIREHFDPDACGWAFGMNIFDLVQWRRRNVTGIYHYWQEKNVDRTLWKLGTLPPGLLTFYGLTEPLNPSWHVLGLGYTNVDPQLIEKGAVLHFNGNSKPWLKIGMEKYKPLWNKHVDYGHPLLQQCNAH from the exons ATGAGGCGCCGAGGCCCAGATTTTAGGAGACCGGTGAGGCGGCGATTTTCGAATGTATTTTGGATAACACTTTGTGGGTTAGTAATTGTGCTGTTTATCGTGGTGTTGAGCAGAGAGAATCGGAAACCCAGTCCAAGATCGGTTTATACTAAGGTACATTTCGATCTGTAT ATCATAGAATGGCTTAACATCACGGACGAAATTTTGAGTCCGGACTCTGTAACAAGGCAACTGAATGATCAAATTGCTCTAGCAAAGGCATTTATTGTCATTGCAAAACACAGCAACAACCTCCAATTTGCTTGGGAGCTTAGTGCTCAAATCCGCAACTCACAGAACCTCCTCTCGAATGCTGCTTTACGAAGAACTCCTTTGACGACCAGTGAATCAAAGGCGGCAATTCGTGACatggcacttttgctttttcAGGCTCAGCAACTCCACTATGACAGTTCTACCATGATCATGAGATTGAAGGCGCAGGTCCAGGGTCTCGAAGAAGATATGAATTCTGCAAAAGATAAGAGTTCCAAATATGGGCAAATTGCTGCGGAAGAAGTTCCTAAGAGCCTGTATTGCCTCGGTGTTCGATTAACAAGCGAGTGGTTCAAGAACGGTAATTCACAGAGGAAACTCAAGGAGAAGAAGCAAATAGCCATGAAACTCAAAGATAACAGTCTTTACCATTTCTGTGTCTTTTCTGACAACATCCTTGCAACATCGGTTGTTGTGAATTCAACAGCCTCAAATTCCCAAAACCCTGATAAGGTCGTTTTCCACCTCGTTACTGACGAGGTGAATTATGCAGCAATGAGGGCCTGGTTCACGATGAACAGTTTCCGAGGAGTGACCATTGATGTTCAAAAGATAGAAGACTTCACCTGGCTAAACGCATCTTATGTTCCGGTTCTTAAGCAGCTTCAAGATTCTGACACTCAGAGCTACTACTTCTCTGGTACGGGGGGTGATAACCGAACTCCAATAAAATTCCGGAACCCTAAATATCTATCCATGCTCAACCACCTCAGGTTCTACATCCCCGAAGTTTTTCCCGAGTTGAAGAAACTGGTGTTTCTTGATGATGACGTGGTTGTCCAGAAAGATCTTTCGCCTTTATTTTCTATAGATCTAAATGGGAATGTGAATGGAGCAGTCGAGACATGCATGGAAACATTTCATCGGTACCACAAGTACTTAAACTACTCCCACCCTCTAATTCGTGAGCATTTCGACCCAGATGCATGTGGATGGGCCTTCGGGATGAACATTTTCGACTTGGTGCAGTGGCGTAGAAGAAACGTCACTGGCATCTACCACTACTGGCAAGAAAAGAACGTGGACAGAACTTTATGGAAACTCGGGACCTTACCTCCTGGACTGTTAACCTTTTACGGATTGACAGAACCATTGAATCCGTCGTGGCATGTGTTAGGACTGGGATATACAAATGTCGACCCACAGTTGATAGAGAAGGGGGCTGTGCTGCATTTCAACGGGAACTCGAAACCTTGGTTGAAGATCGGAATGGAGAAGTATAAACCTCTTTGGAATAAACATGTGGATTATGGTCATCCTTTATTACAACAGTGCAATGCCCATTAG
- the LOC140822779 gene encoding probable galacturonosyltransferase 10 isoform X1 — MRRRGPDFRRPVRRRFSNVFWITLCGLVIVLFIVVLSRENRKPSPRSVYTKRSFRHDKIIEWLNITDEILSPDSVTRQLNDQIALAKAFIVIAKHSNNLQFAWELSAQIRNSQNLLSNAALRRTPLTTSESKAAIRDMALLLFQAQQLHYDSSTMIMRLKAQVQGLEEDMNSAKDKSSKYGQIAAEEVPKSLYCLGVRLTSEWFKNGNSQRKLKEKKQIAMKLKDNSLYHFCVFSDNILATSVVVNSTASNSQNPDKVVFHLVTDEVNYAAMRAWFTMNSFRGVTIDVQKIEDFTWLNASYVPVLKQLQDSDTQSYYFSGTGGDNRTPIKFRNPKYLSMLNHLRFYIPEVFPELKKLVFLDDDVVVQKDLSPLFSIDLNGNVNGAVETCMETFHRYHKYLNYSHPLIREHFDPDACGWAFGMNIFDLVQWRRRNVTGIYHYWQEKNVDRTLWKLGTLPPGLLTFYGLTEPLNPSWHVLGLGYTNVDPQLIEKGAVLHFNGNSKPWLKIGMEKYKPLWNKHVDYGHPLLQQCNAH, encoded by the exons ATGAGGCGCCGAGGCCCAGATTTTAGGAGACCGGTGAGGCGGCGATTTTCGAATGTATTTTGGATAACACTTTGTGGGTTAGTAATTGTGCTGTTTATCGTGGTGTTGAGCAGAGAGAATCGGAAACCCAGTCCAAGATCGGTTTATACTAAG AGATCTTTTAGACATGACAAGATCATAGAATGGCTTAACATCACGGACGAAATTTTGAGTCCGGACTCTGTAACAAGGCAACTGAATGATCAAATTGCTCTAGCAAAGGCATTTATTGTCATTGCAAAACACAGCAACAACCTCCAATTTGCTTGGGAGCTTAGTGCTCAAATCCGCAACTCACAGAACCTCCTCTCGAATGCTGCTTTACGAAGAACTCCTTTGACGACCAGTGAATCAAAGGCGGCAATTCGTGACatggcacttttgctttttcAGGCTCAGCAACTCCACTATGACAGTTCTACCATGATCATGAGATTGAAGGCGCAGGTCCAGGGTCTCGAAGAAGATATGAATTCTGCAAAAGATAAGAGTTCCAAATATGGGCAAATTGCTGCGGAAGAAGTTCCTAAGAGCCTGTATTGCCTCGGTGTTCGATTAACAAGCGAGTGGTTCAAGAACGGTAATTCACAGAGGAAACTCAAGGAGAAGAAGCAAATAGCCATGAAACTCAAAGATAACAGTCTTTACCATTTCTGTGTCTTTTCTGACAACATCCTTGCAACATCGGTTGTTGTGAATTCAACAGCCTCAAATTCCCAAAACCCTGATAAGGTCGTTTTCCACCTCGTTACTGACGAGGTGAATTATGCAGCAATGAGGGCCTGGTTCACGATGAACAGTTTCCGAGGAGTGACCATTGATGTTCAAAAGATAGAAGACTTCACCTGGCTAAACGCATCTTATGTTCCGGTTCTTAAGCAGCTTCAAGATTCTGACACTCAGAGCTACTACTTCTCTGGTACGGGGGGTGATAACCGAACTCCAATAAAATTCCGGAACCCTAAATATCTATCCATGCTCAACCACCTCAGGTTCTACATCCCCGAAGTTTTTCCCGAGTTGAAGAAACTGGTGTTTCTTGATGATGACGTGGTTGTCCAGAAAGATCTTTCGCCTTTATTTTCTATAGATCTAAATGGGAATGTGAATGGAGCAGTCGAGACATGCATGGAAACATTTCATCGGTACCACAAGTACTTAAACTACTCCCACCCTCTAATTCGTGAGCATTTCGACCCAGATGCATGTGGATGGGCCTTCGGGATGAACATTTTCGACTTGGTGCAGTGGCGTAGAAGAAACGTCACTGGCATCTACCACTACTGGCAAGAAAAGAACGTGGACAGAACTTTATGGAAACTCGGGACCTTACCTCCTGGACTGTTAACCTTTTACGGATTGACAGAACCATTGAATCCGTCGTGGCATGTGTTAGGACTGGGATATACAAATGTCGACCCACAGTTGATAGAGAAGGGGGCTGTGCTGCATTTCAACGGGAACTCGAAACCTTGGTTGAAGATCGGAATGGAGAAGTATAAACCTCTTTGGAATAAACATGTGGATTATGGTCATCCTTTATTACAACAGTGCAATGCCCATTAG